One window from the genome of Candidatus Polarisedimenticolaceae bacterium encodes:
- a CDS encoding tetratricopeptide repeat protein — protein sequence MLVWLGSTLGAVAVLASDLDEAKRNLEAERYRKALDAAERMLEASPDDPDARAIESEALLGQKRPGQAAERAEAWAGRAPGDPRPLVLLARALGAKEDWATLRRVAVRVKDAPVETRAPVFREVARQYCDGPGCEVAAELLAELAEAPGDEPAQRLDRALEAAARGARDQALSRLEHYLETSPPEPDVEFALRVVARAMLRAAERGAANPPVEGWTLEVPGHGVSLPVLVHRVEPAIPPRELLGSPGEKATLECAILRTGHVVPLRLHAVTSRAFAASSFRALVGWRYEPARKDGRPVASVFTVGTSWEKR from the coding sequence TTGCTCGTCTGGCTCGGATCGACGCTGGGCGCCGTCGCCGTCCTGGCCTCCGACCTCGACGAGGCGAAACGGAACCTCGAGGCCGAGCGTTACCGCAAGGCCCTCGACGCCGCCGAACGGATGCTCGAGGCGAGCCCGGACGACCCCGACGCGCGCGCGATCGAGTCCGAAGCCCTGCTCGGCCAGAAACGTCCCGGTCAGGCGGCAGAACGCGCGGAAGCGTGGGCCGGAAGGGCCCCGGGCGATCCGCGCCCGCTCGTGCTGCTCGCGCGAGCGCTGGGAGCGAAGGAGGACTGGGCCACGCTCCGAAGGGTCGCGGTCCGCGTGAAAGACGCGCCCGTCGAGACCCGGGCACCCGTCTTCCGCGAGGTCGCGCGGCAGTACTGCGACGGGCCGGGGTGCGAGGTCGCGGCGGAGTTGCTCGCAGAGTTGGCCGAAGCACCCGGCGACGAGCCCGCGCAGCGGCTCGACCGAGCGCTCGAGGCGGCGGCACGCGGTGCCCGGGACCAGGCGTTGTCGCGGTTGGAGCACTACCTCGAGACCAGCCCGCCCGAACCCGACGTCGAGTTCGCGCTTCGGGTCGTGGCGCGGGCGATGCTTCGTGCCGCCGAACGCGGAGCCGCCAACCCTCCGGTGGAGGGGTGGACCCTCGAGGTCCCGGGCCACGGCGTCTCGCTCCCCGTGCTCGTTCACAGGGTCGAGCCTGCGATTCCCCCTCGGGAGCTTCTCGGCAGTCCGGGCGAGAAGGCGACCCTCGAGTGCGCGATCCTCCGGACGGGCCACGTCGTGCCGCTTCGGCTGCACGCCGTCACGAGTCGCGCATTCGCAGCGAGCTCCTTCCGGGCTCTCGTGGGCTGGCGCTACGAGCCGGCGCGCAAGGACGGCCGGCCCGTCGCCAGCGTCTTCACGGTGGGGACGTCGTGGGAAAAGCGTTGA
- a CDS encoding saccharopine dehydrogenase NADP-binding domain-containing protein, with protein sequence MHDLDLVVWGATGYTGRLVAAEIARRAPAGFRWAVGGRDRSKLEALGLGAEIVVADAVDRASLDRWVGRARVVVSTVGPFAVYGTPLVEACVERGIAYADITGEPSFIRANLARLHERAEATGARIVHTCGFDSIPSDLGVFMLREHLRERHGRQLASAIFVLERASGGFSGGTAASVLHEIETGGGGRDARKSLVRPRGDGEGGAFAPFLMAPINTSVVRRSHGTDFGYEEVVRARSLLGAWAITAGIGAFVAAAATSPGRALLRTFLPRPGAGPTAEQRERGFFDASLRGLSDGAPPIAVRGRVAADADPGYGATALMLAESGLCLALDELPDRHGILTPASAMGRPLLDRLRRAGMTFEVTG encoded by the coding sequence ATGCACGATCTCGATCTCGTCGTCTGGGGGGCGACCGGGTACACCGGGCGCCTCGTGGCGGCGGAGATCGCGCGGCGGGCCCCGGCGGGGTTTCGCTGGGCCGTCGGGGGGCGCGACCGGTCGAAACTCGAGGCGCTCGGGCTCGGCGCGGAGATCGTGGTCGCCGACGCCGTCGACCGCGCCTCCCTCGACCGCTGGGTCGGACGGGCCCGGGTGGTCGTCTCCACCGTGGGCCCCTTCGCGGTGTACGGGACGCCGCTCGTCGAGGCCTGCGTCGAGCGGGGGATCGCCTACGCGGACATCACCGGCGAGCCGAGCTTCATCCGCGCGAACCTCGCGAGGCTCCACGAGCGCGCGGAGGCGACCGGCGCGCGGATCGTCCACACCTGCGGCTTCGATTCGATCCCCTCCGATCTGGGGGTCTTCATGCTCCGGGAGCACCTGCGGGAGCGGCACGGGCGGCAGCTCGCCTCGGCGATCTTCGTCCTCGAACGCGCCTCGGGTGGGTTCAGCGGGGGGACCGCGGCGAGCGTCCTCCACGAGATCGAGACGGGCGGCGGCGGTCGGGACGCCCGGAAGAGCCTCGTGCGCCCCCGCGGCGACGGCGAGGGGGGCGCCTTCGCTCCGTTCCTGATGGCGCCGATCAACACCTCGGTCGTCCGCCGCAGCCACGGCACGGACTTCGGGTACGAGGAGGTCGTGCGTGCCCGCAGCCTCCTCGGGGCCTGGGCGATCACCGCAGGGATCGGCGCGTTCGTCGCCGCCGCGGCGACGTCCCCCGGCCGGGCCCTGCTCCGCACCTTCCTCCCGAGACCGGGAGCGGGACCGACCGCGGAGCAACGCGAGCGCGGCTTCTTCGACGCGAGCCTGCGCGGCCTTTCGGACGGCGCGCCGCCGATCGCGGTGCGCGGCCGCGTTGCGGCGGATGCGGACCCCGGGTACGGCGCGACGGCGCTCATGCTCGCCGAGTCGGGGCTGTGCCTGGCCCTCGACGAGCTCCCCGATCGGCACGGTATCCTGACCCCCGCTTCGGCGATGGGGCGCCCCCTTCTGGACCGGCTCCGCCGAGCCGGGATGACCTTCGAGGTGACGGGATGA
- a CDS encoding 4Fe-4S dicluster domain-containing protein — translation MPRKIVRIDEERCDGCGMCVTACAEGALAIVDGKARLVGEIFCDGFGDCVGECPQGAMTIVDEDAPAYDPVATRAHVATIGGAEAVRRFDAAAHAHAGCPGSRMSTAPGVTQWPIQLHLVPPQAPFFRGKELVVLNTCGAVASRDLHGTILDGRSVVVGCPKLDDTRPYAAKLAAILSDPSIPRAIVVRMEVPCCGGLTAITRSAAVATGRTDLEVREVVIGVDGTVRN, via the coding sequence ATGCCCAGGAAGATCGTCCGGATCGACGAGGAGCGCTGCGACGGCTGCGGCATGTGCGTGACGGCCTGCGCGGAGGGGGCGCTCGCGATCGTGGACGGAAAGGCACGCCTGGTCGGGGAGATCTTCTGCGACGGCTTCGGCGACTGCGTCGGGGAATGCCCGCAAGGGGCGATGACGATCGTCGACGAGGACGCGCCCGCCTACGACCCGGTCGCCACCCGCGCGCACGTCGCGACGATCGGGGGAGCCGAGGCGGTCCGCCGCTTCGACGCGGCGGCTCACGCGCACGCGGGGTGCCCGGGGTCGCGCATGTCCACGGCTCCGGGGGTGACCCAGTGGCCGATCCAGCTCCACCTCGTCCCCCCGCAGGCGCCTTTCTTCCGCGGGAAGGAGCTCGTCGTCCTGAATACCTGCGGCGCCGTCGCCTCCCGCGACCTGCACGGGACGATCCTCGACGGCCGGTCGGTCGTCGTGGGATGCCCGAAGCTCGACGACACCCGCCCGTATGCCGCAAAGCTCGCGGCCATCCTCTCCGATCCCTCGATCCCGCGCGCGATCGTCGTGAGGATGGAAGTTCCCTGCTGCGGCGGGCTCACGGCGATCACGCGCTCCGCCGCCGTGGCGACGGGGAGGACGGACCTCGAAGTGCGCGAGGTCGTGATCGGCGTCGACGGCACCGTTCGTAATTAG
- a CDS encoding TonB family protein, with translation MISIRAAAAVVALAACAAASAAELEEARRLLDEYQRPVAAVEAVRTILNEDPLNVQAQILHARALERLDRSGEAVPFLENWATSAPTDARPLTLLTAAYASMKDAAGLASVRDRAAGLDEPARRDVRRALVLGQLAASQWKEAADTLGLLTPIRADEAAGPLLPALDAARRGDRKTLWEMVEATPAPFDREDIDVAWWIQMLLDLSPPPADEPSPDGEKTARGLSEPIVVRKVAPVYPPEAKSAALEGVVTLQATLLRSGRVVEANVKESSDPIFDDAARRAVLRWRYKPVTQDGKPVSIYFTVVVRFKVR, from the coding sequence ATGATTTCCATCCGCGCCGCGGCGGCCGTCGTCGCCCTCGCGGCTTGTGCTGCGGCTTCCGCCGCCGAACTCGAGGAGGCGCGGCGGCTCCTCGACGAGTATCAGCGGCCGGTCGCGGCCGTGGAGGCGGTGCGAACGATCCTGAATGAGGACCCGCTGAACGTGCAGGCCCAGATCCTCCACGCCCGGGCGCTGGAGAGACTCGATCGAAGTGGAGAGGCGGTTCCCTTCCTCGAGAATTGGGCCACCTCCGCGCCCACGGACGCGAGACCGCTGACGCTGCTGACCGCCGCCTACGCCTCCATGAAGGACGCGGCCGGACTCGCTTCCGTCCGAGATCGGGCCGCCGGCCTGGACGAACCAGCGCGACGCGACGTGCGCCGCGCCCTGGTCCTCGGGCAGCTCGCCGCATCCCAATGGAAGGAGGCGGCGGATACGCTCGGACTGCTGACTCCGATTCGGGCTGACGAAGCCGCCGGCCCACTCCTCCCGGCCCTCGACGCGGCGCGCCGAGGGGATCGGAAGACGCTTTGGGAGATGGTGGAAGCGACCCCGGCGCCGTTCGACCGTGAGGACATCGACGTCGCGTGGTGGATCCAGATGCTCCTCGACCTCTCCCCTCCGCCCGCCGACGAGCCCTCGCCCGACGGCGAGAAGACGGCCCGTGGCCTCTCGGAACCGATCGTCGTCCGCAAGGTCGCTCCCGTCTATCCGCCCGAGGCCAAGTCGGCCGCGCTCGAGGGCGTGGTGACGCTGCAAGCGACGCTGCTTCGATCCGGCAGGGTGGTCGAAGCGAACGTCAAGGAGTCGTCCGACCCGATATTCGACGACGCCGCCCGCAGGGCCGTGCTCCGCTGGCGCTACAAGCCGGTGACGCAGGACGGCAAGCCGGTGTCGATCTACTTCACCGTCGTCGTCCGGTTCAAGGTGCGTTGA
- a CDS encoding glucose-6-phosphate isomerase, whose product MNTRGMWDRYKAWLYDAPELGFRLDVSRMDLPDDLDRTMAGDFGRAFDAMAALEKGAIANPDEKRQVGHYWLRAPELAPEPALGAAIRETLSRIEAFARDVHAGSIRPQRAPRFDRVLCIGIGGSALGPQFVADALGGRDDRMTPYFLDNTDPDGIDRVLGVLGRNLESTLTIVISKSGGTPEPRNGMLEAEAAYTAHGLLFGPHAVAVTGEGSQLDRHAVERGFLARFPMWDWVGGRTSETGPVGLLPAALQGIDVSAFLAGAAAMDVLTRVPEVRRNPAALLAMAWHHAGAGRGTKDMVILPYKDRLQLLSRYLQQLVMESLGKEKDLDGKVVHQGLAVYGNKGSTDQHAYVQQLRDGIANFFATFVEVKRDRRGVSIDVEPDVTSGDYLLGFYLGTRRALHENGRGSITISIDDVTPKTVGMLIALYERAVGLYATLVNVNAYHQPGVEAGKKAAAKVLDLQRRLVAELTGRGERGATAEQIAAAVGSPEEVETVFHLLEHLAANGDRNLERVPGKTPFDAVYRLRAGD is encoded by the coding sequence ATGAACACGCGCGGGATGTGGGACCGGTACAAGGCGTGGTTGTACGACGCTCCCGAGCTCGGATTCCGGCTCGACGTGAGCCGGATGGACCTCCCCGACGACCTCGATCGCACGATGGCGGGCGACTTCGGCAGGGCGTTCGACGCGATGGCCGCGCTCGAGAAGGGAGCGATCGCCAACCCCGACGAGAAGCGCCAGGTCGGCCACTACTGGCTGCGCGCCCCGGAGCTTGCCCCCGAGCCCGCGCTCGGCGCCGCGATTCGCGAGACGTTGAGCCGCATCGAGGCCTTCGCCCGCGACGTCCACGCCGGCTCGATCCGCCCCCAGCGCGCCCCCCGTTTCGACCGCGTGTTGTGCATCGGGATCGGCGGCTCCGCCCTCGGCCCGCAGTTCGTCGCCGACGCCCTGGGCGGCCGCGACGATCGGATGACCCCGTATTTTCTCGACAACACCGACCCCGACGGAATCGACCGGGTGCTCGGCGTCCTCGGACGCAACCTCGAGTCGACGCTGACGATCGTGATCTCGAAGTCGGGCGGCACCCCCGAGCCTCGCAACGGCATGCTCGAGGCCGAGGCCGCGTACACCGCGCACGGCCTCCTCTTCGGCCCGCACGCCGTCGCGGTGACGGGGGAGGGGAGCCAGCTCGACCGGCACGCCGTCGAGCGCGGTTTCCTCGCGCGCTTCCCGATGTGGGACTGGGTCGGGGGCCGCACCTCGGAGACGGGGCCGGTGGGCCTCCTTCCCGCGGCGCTGCAGGGGATCGACGTGAGCGCGTTCCTCGCGGGGGCGGCCGCGATGGACGTCCTCACGCGCGTACCCGAGGTCCGAAGGAACCCCGCCGCCCTCCTCGCGATGGCGTGGCACCACGCCGGCGCGGGCAGGGGGACGAAGGACATGGTGATCCTCCCCTACAAGGACCGCTTGCAGCTGCTCAGCCGCTACCTGCAGCAGCTCGTGATGGAGTCGCTCGGGAAGGAGAAGGACCTCGACGGGAAGGTGGTCCACCAGGGGCTCGCGGTTTACGGGAACAAGGGCTCCACCGACCAGCACGCCTACGTCCAGCAGCTGCGCGACGGGATCGCGAACTTCTTCGCGACCTTCGTCGAGGTGAAGCGCGACCGCCGCGGGGTCTCGATCGACGTCGAGCCCGACGTGACCTCGGGGGACTACCTGCTGGGCTTCTACCTGGGGACCCGCCGCGCGCTCCACGAGAACGGACGCGGCTCGATCACGATCTCGATCGACGACGTCACGCCGAAGACGGTGGGGATGCTGATCGCCCTCTACGAGCGCGCGGTCGGCCTCTACGCGACCCTCGTGAACGTGAACGCCTACCACCAGCCCGGCGTCGAGGCGGGGAAGAAGGCGGCGGCGAAGGTCCTCGATCTCCAGCGCCGGCTCGTCGCCGAGCTCACCGGGCGCGGCGAGCGGGGCGCGACCGCCGAGCAGATCGCGGCGGCCGTCGGCAGCCCGGAGGAGGTCGAGACGGTCTTCCACCTCCTCGAGCACCTCGCGGCGAACGGCGACCGCAACCTCGAGCGCGTGCCGGGAAAGACGCCGTTCGACGCGGTGTATCGCCTGCGGGCGGGAGACTGA
- a CDS encoding dipeptidase codes for MSAAATFVRANGDRYLAELQDLLRIPSISTDPDRAGDVRRAAEWVRDRLRTAGCFRAEIYETKRHPIVYGEWLGAPGKPTILVYGHYDVQPVDPVHLWTTPPFEPSIRDGKLYCRGAADDKGQVLIHVNAFEAHLRANGTCPVNVKFVIEGEEEIGSGNLEPFILAESDMLACDAVVVSDTAMFDRKVPSIVHGLRGLTYLQIDVRGSARDLHSGQYGGAVMNPAFALATMIAALKDAKGKIKVPGFYDKVRKLTTAERRAIATLPHSDAKFRKSIGAPELWGEAGFTTLERLWARPTVEVNGIWGGFTGEGAKTVIPAEAHAKLSMRLVPDQKPKEIARLVSAYLRKLAPKSVEVEVRHLHSGDGWLAEPTHPALAAASRAVKKAFGKTPVFTREGGSIPVIASFDRILKVPAVMMGIGLHDDNLHAPNEKIDLDQFHKGNLAAAYLLEELGTDGAMGNGKGKSAR; via the coding sequence ATGTCGGCAGCAGCGACCTTCGTCCGCGCGAACGGCGACCGCTACCTGGCGGAGCTCCAGGACCTGCTCCGCATCCCGTCGATCTCGACCGACCCCGATCGCGCCGGCGACGTGCGCCGGGCCGCGGAGTGGGTGCGCGACCGGCTGCGCACCGCCGGATGTTTCCGCGCGGAGATCTACGAGACCAAGCGGCATCCGATCGTGTACGGCGAGTGGCTCGGCGCCCCCGGAAAACCGACGATCCTCGTCTACGGCCACTACGACGTTCAGCCGGTCGACCCCGTGCACCTCTGGACGACGCCGCCGTTCGAGCCGTCGATCCGCGACGGCAAGCTCTATTGCCGCGGCGCCGCCGACGACAAGGGACAGGTGCTCATCCACGTCAACGCCTTCGAGGCCCACCTGCGCGCGAACGGGACGTGCCCGGTCAACGTGAAGTTCGTGATCGAGGGGGAGGAGGAGATCGGCTCGGGGAACCTCGAGCCGTTCATCCTCGCCGAGAGCGACATGCTCGCGTGCGACGCCGTCGTCGTGAGCGATACCGCGATGTTCGACCGCAAGGTCCCGTCGATCGTGCACGGCCTGCGCGGGCTCACCTATCTCCAGATCGACGTCCGCGGGAGCGCCCGGGACCTCCACTCCGGCCAATACGGCGGTGCGGTGATGAACCCCGCCTTCGCCCTCGCGACGATGATCGCCGCGCTGAAGGACGCGAAGGGGAAGATCAAGGTCCCCGGGTTCTACGACAAGGTCCGCAAGCTCACGACGGCCGAGCGCCGGGCGATCGCGACCCTCCCCCACTCCGACGCGAAGTTCCGGAAGTCGATCGGCGCTCCGGAGCTCTGGGGCGAGGCGGGCTTCACGACCCTCGAGCGCCTGTGGGCGCGCCCGACGGTGGAGGTCAACGGGATCTGGGGCGGCTTCACCGGCGAGGGGGCGAAGACGGTGATCCCCGCCGAGGCGCACGCGAAGCTCTCCATGCGCCTGGTCCCCGACCAGAAGCCCAAGGAGATCGCGCGGCTGGTCTCCGCCTACCTCAGGAAGCTCGCGCCGAAATCGGTCGAGGTGGAGGTGCGCCACCTGCATTCGGGGGACGGTTGGCTCGCCGAGCCGACGCACCCGGCGCTCGCGGCGGCGTCGCGCGCGGTCAAGAAGGCCTTCGGCAAGACGCCGGTGTTCACCCGCGAGGGGGGCTCCATCCCGGTCATCGCGTCGTTCGACCGGATCCTCAAGGTCCCGGCCGTGATGATGGGAATCGGCCTGCATGACGACAACCTCCACGCGCCGAACGAGAAGATCGACCTCGACCAGTTCCACAAGGGAAATCTGGCCGCCGCCTACCTCCTCGAGGAGCTCGGCACCGACGGCGCCATGGGGAACGGGAAGGGCAAGTCGGCGCGCTGA